The Polyodon spathula isolate WHYD16114869_AA chromosome 3, ASM1765450v1, whole genome shotgun sequence genome has a segment encoding these proteins:
- the LOC121307685 gene encoding armadillo repeat-containing protein 3-like, translating to MCLILVKACEAMYKFAEKGDENKTTLVELGAVEPLSKLISNEDKAVRINAVMALGVMASHNAVKKLLKKLDVIPSILARLAPAKDTLIHEYASLCLAYLSVEYTSKVQIFELNGLDTLISLLSSPDPDVKKNSLKCIYQFVQDFPSHAAIQELNGIPPLLELLKSEYPVIQQLALKTLATITRDAETRVALRENQGFEQLIEILGNNELNDLHVETLVVVSHCMEDMDTVQRIQQTGGLNKLLQLAETSTLPEVQMNAAKAITNTAQSNENRKILHEQEVEKTLATLLRVNYEGLRTAACQAIAIMCENLASKDEFRKLAGIQPIVQLLNSEHAEVKKAAALALSNLTSANHLNVNAVIEAEGVEALVQLLTDKMVGAVAHAADVLTNMCTQEALRSSILAQGAMQALTEALCSTNSLVLSKVVLAVAALACDSDTRTDVLTNMCTQEALRSKNAYNVHRLVVKEMRGPVEKDRLHEFFWELHVSELKFQLQSNVIPIGQIKKGTFYHRALLFKALADRIGINSSLVPGEYNRTWNEVLLADEVPKAPGKLFPPKAYAVDLMHSPGHFMKKNSPEAIQYQCI from the exons ATGTGTCTGATTTTAGTCAAAGCATGTGAAGCTATGTACAAATTTGCTGAAAAGG gtgatgaaaacaaaacaaccctcGTTGAACTTGGGGCTGTGGAGCCGTTGTCCAAGCTGATATCGAATGAAGACAAAGCAGTGCGCATAAATGCAGTCATGGCATTGGGAGTCATGGCTTCCCACA ATGCTGTTAAGAAGCTGTTGAAAAAGCTGGATGTTATACCATCCATTTTAGCAAGACTTGCACCAGCCA AAGACACACTTATCCATGAATATGCAAGTCTGTGTTTGGCCTACCTGTCTGTTGAATACACAAGCAAAGTTCAAATATTTGAACTAAATGGATTAGATACTCTTATCAGCCTTCTTTCAAGCCCTGATCCTGATGTCAAGAAGAACTCCCTTAAGTGCATTTATCAATTTGTTCag GATTTCCCAAGCCATGCTGCTATTCAGGAGCTGAATGGAATTCCCCCCTTGCTTGAACTGCTCAAGTCTGAATATCCTGTTATCCAGCAGCTAGCGCTGAAAACTTTAGCAACAATTACCCGCGATGCAGAAACCAGAGTGGCACTCAGAGAGAACCAGGGATTTGAACAGCTCATTGAAATTCTGGGGAACAAT GAATTGAATGACCTGCATGTAGAAACACTTGTGGTGGTATCACATTGCATGGAAGACATGGACACAGTGCAGCGGATTCAGCAGACTGGGGGTTTAAACAAACTTCTCCAATTAGCTGAAACATCTACCCTTCCAGAGGTCCAAATGAATGCTGCTAAAGCCATAactaacacagcacagagca ATGAAAACAGGAAAATTCTGCATGAACAAGAAGTTGAGAAAACCCTGGCAACCCTTTTGAGAGTGAACTACGAGGGACTCAGAACAGCGGCCTGCCAGGCTATAGCCATTATGTGTGAGAACTTGGCAAGCAAGGATGAATTCAGGAAGCTTG CAGGAATTCAGCCCATTGTTCAGTTGCTAAACAGTGAACATGCAGAAGTGAAGAAGGCTGCAGCCTTGGCATTATCAAATCTGACGAGTGCAAATCACCTTAACGTTAA TGCCGTTATTGAAGCCGAAGGCGTTGAAGCTTTAGTACAACTGCTGACTGATAAAATGGTTGGAGCTGTGGCACATGCTGCTGATGTGCTCACAAACATGTGCACCCAGGAAGCTTTGCGCTCCAGTATCCTGGCTCAGGGGGCCATGCAGGCTCTGACAGAAGCACTGTGCTCCACCAACAGTCTTGTATTAAGCAAagtggtgctggcagtggcagCATTAGCTTGTGATTCAGATACAAGAACTGATGTGCTCACAAACATGTGCACCCAGGAAGCTTTGCGCTCCA aaaatgcttacaatGTTCACAGGCTTGTTGTGAAGGAAATGCGTGGACCGGTAGAAAAAGATAGACTTCATGAATTTTTCTGGGAACTTCATGTCAGTGAGCTCAAATTTCAATTGCAATCCAATGTTATCCCAATTGGACAAATTAAGAAAGGAACCTTCTACCATAGAGCTTTGCTATTTAAG GCTCTAGCAGACAGAATTGGCATCAATTCCAGTCTGGTTCCAGGAGagtataacagaa CATGGAATGAGGTCTTGTTAGCTGATGAGGTTCCGAAGGCTCCAGGAAAACTCTTTCCCCCCAAGGCATATGCAGTAGATCTCATGCACAGCCCTGGACACTTCATGAAAAAAAACAGCCCTGAGGCCATTCAGTATCAATGCATATAA